The Echinicola jeungdonensis genome segment GGCCGCCTGGATGGGTCAAGAATTACTGACCACCTTTGAAAAAGAAATCAATGGACTTACCCTGAAACCCGGAACAGGTGGAATTTTTGAAGTAAAGGCCAACGGCAAATTAATCTGGTCAAGAAAAGAGGAAGGCCGATTTCCGGAAATCACCGAATTAAAACAATTGGTCAGGGATGTCATTGCCCCTGAAAAGGACCTGGGCCACTCAGACAGAAAGAAAAAGAGCTGATGGGTTTAAAACTTTAGCACTTAAACTGGGACCTGAAACTGAAGTTGGGAGATTTCGGAAAGTTTAGGCCCAAGTGATCAGGAAACTTGGACCAATTTTACTTTCACATCCCTATTCCAAATAGAAAATACTTTCATTTTGACTAGTTTTGAATACCTATTAGGCAAGGAGGTATTTTGTTCCCCAACTGATCTCACCTGACTTTTTTGAATTTTCTATCATAAAATTTCACCAGCTGATTCCGGGTAATCGGCTTGCCGTGCCCCAGGTAAAAGTGCTCGCAATTTTCAGACAGCAACTTTTCAAAACTCCCTTTTAAGTCCTTTAGATTGTCATGGAAGGGGGGATATTTTACCCTTGAATACCACATAACTCCCCCAATCAAAATCCCAGAAGCCACCATGTCCATGATGATAGCATTTCCATTTTCCAATACAACGGATAAGGATCCAGGGGTATGACCAGGAGTATGGATAACTTTCCCTGCAATCCCCCATTGATTCAAATCATATTCCTCCTGATTTTTCAACAAAATATCCGGCTGCAGGGAATAGGTCTTCATATCTTTTATCAACCACCTGAAGGCATTCCAGGTCCAAAGGTTGGGTTTCAAAGTGGCTTGATTGGCTTGACCGGAAAGGTAAAAAGCTTCATCCAACTGATGTGCCAATACTGGGACCTTCAGCATCTTCTTGAGCTTCCCTGCACTTCCAAAATGATCCACATGACAATGGGTGACGATAATTAATTGAATATCACCTTTATCAATTCCCCTTTCTTTTAACTGATCCAGTATCTTATGGGCACTATTGGGCAAGCCGGTATCAACCAGGATATGGCCCTTTTTGCCTTTGATAAGAAAGCAATTGATCATATCTGCAGGCAAAATGGAAATGGGGAGAATATTTTCGTCCATAGTTTTTTATTTTTTTTTAAAACTATGGGCACCAAAAGCCTAAAAAAATCACATATGTTATTTAATGTCCGCCCTGATCCTGCTAAGAGACTGGGGTTTTACCCCAATATAGGAGGCCAAATACTTTACAGGAATTTCCCCAACCAATTTGGGATCGGATTCCAATAATTTTTCATACCGTTCTGAAGCAGACCATTTTTGCATTCCCAAAAGTCTTTGCCCCATTTTGAGAATATATTTTTCATAGACCCCTTTACAGAATTCAGGCCAGTGCAGCACTTCCTTGAATAAATTATTATATCCCTCCCTGGATATCTTTAATAACTCACAGGAGGTAACACATTGGATGTTTTCATGAGAAGGAATCTCTTTCAGAAAACTTTCAAATGACGCCATTAAATCCCCTTCCCCTGCAAGGCTAGTTGTCACCTCCTCCCCTGTTTCATTGACATGATAGGTGCGGACATACCCTTTTACAATAAAATACAAATGACGGGAGGTCTCCCCACTCTTCATTAAATGCTCATTTTTGCCTTTGGAAATAAAATTAAAAGAAGACTTGATCAATTCTTTTTCTGGGGGGGAAAGCTTTATTGAATTTTCAATTTTTTGCTCAAGCAAATAATGAGGATCTTTCATAAACTAAAAAAAGCAGCTAATTACAATCACCCAATATTAGTATATTTCCATGGGCAAACATAACATGTGAGTTTGAAATGATTTGTGACTAACCTTATTAGCTATTTAGAAATAATTAAATGAATCCCACAGGGATGCACTTTCGGGCAATTATTGCATCCATATCAGAGCAAATCCCTAGGAGCAATAGCTGCTTAACCTCTAAAATCAAAATTCAGTATACTGAAAGAAGGCTTTTAACCAGTTTTTAATAAAAAAAAGCGATTTTTTTTATTTCCTTATGAGCATTCAGCTTTCAACAATTGGACAGCCTCCGGTTCAGCAAATACATCAACCATAATAATTATAACTATTTGGATTATCAGGTTTTTCAACTTGATGTATTATGACAATTAATTGGGTATTGATCAGTTTTTCATCCCACATCCATCATTGTTCTTTTTTAAGGTAAGAGAGAAATTTAGGAATGAAATTAATTATAACCACTTTAATCGGCCTTCATGGCCTGATCCATATAATGGGATTTGTATCGGCTTTTCACCTGGTAAAAATCCCTAATTCCCCCATGCAGATCAGCAGGCCTTGGGGAGTATTATGGATGTTGGCTTCCTTGTTGTTTTTCATAATGGCAGCAGGTTATGTTTTGCAATGGGAAAATTGGAGCCTTTACGCTTCTTTAGCGATTATAGTCTCCCAAACCCTCATTTTCAAGTTTTGGAGGGATGCCAAATGGGGAACGCTGATCAATGTCCTTTTAGCCGTCTTATTGATTTATAACTTATATTTTTTCTAAGTCTTTAAAATACGTTTTATATGGGAGGACCTGTGGTGACAAAATCAAATAAATGGTATGGCATATCAATACTCTTGGGAATATTGGTTGTTGCTTCCAGTTTATTGGGCATTATTGATCCTAAAATTTACTCGCAGGAAACGGAAAACTGGAAATTGCAGGCAATTGGCCAGGATATAGGCAATCTCTTTGCCGTAATTGTTTTTATTTTTAGCACCCATTTTTCAAGAAAAGGCTCCCGTTTTGCATTTTTTGTCTGGACTGGATCCCATTTATATTTTATATATGCTTTCCTCCTTTATGCATTTTTTGTCCATTTCAATTACCTGTTTCTGGTTTATGTTTTGATCCTGAGCCTTTCCTTCTTTTCCCTTTTGGCAGGATGGATAAAAATTGACTATAGCCCATCAATGCATCAAACTCCCCAAAAATGGTCAAAAATAACAGGGGTTTTTCTTATTGGAGTAGCCTGCCTTTTTGGGATATTGTGGTTGTCTGAGATCATTCCGGCAATCATTTCAGGTAAAACTCCGGAAAGTGCCCTGCTTGCTGGCTTGTTGGTCAATCCTGTTCAGGTTATCGACCTGGCATTTGTTCTGCCCGGAATGTTAATTACCGGTGTACAGCTATGGAACCAGAAGACCTTAGGTTTTCTTTTTTCAATTCCCTGGTTAAGTTTTGCAGCCCTGATGGGCTTGAGCCTTATGACCGTAATGGTAATTGAACTTGGTAATGATAATATGAATGCTTTGCCTTCCTTAATTTTGATGGGCATTATTGTTATTTTCAGTCTGATTTTGGCAGTAAGCATGAAAAAACATGGCCCTGAAGATAACTGGGAAAATCAACTAGGAACTCAATATTATACTTCAAGAATTGGAGATCGCCAAAAATGAAGTCAGGGTTAGAAAAGGAGAATATTTGCCCTTTGTAGATCTGAAAGCCGGTGCAGAAACCGAAAAGGTCGGCAGATATACCAGCCAGTGAGCCAATGATGCTAACACCGAAATCAAACCGGGAAGAGAATTTCCCGAACCTTTACCGGATTTCCTTGTGGGGGCTTTTGCCAATTGGGAAATGGATAACTGGCATAAACTGCGTAATGCTAAAAAGTCCGCCTTTGCTGAATACTTGGCCACCATAGAAGGGAAAAATTTTATGGTGACCAACCTGGTGGCAGAGATCGCCAATTCCTATTATGAATTGCTGGCGCGGGACAATCAGCTCACCATCGTAAAAAGAAATATTGATATCCAGAGCAATGCATTGGAAGTCGTTAGACTTCAAAAAGATGCTGCAAAGGTTACCGAATTGGCTGTCAAAAAATTTGAAGCAGAGGTATTCCATACCAAAAGCCTTCAATATGATATCCTGCAAAAAATCACAGAAACAAAAACAAGTTAAACTTTCTGGTAGGCAGGTACCCACAACCCATCTCAAGAAGCACAGATGATTTCAGTGAAATGGTTGAAACCAAACAACAGCAAATGAGTGCTAAAGTCAACATTTACCAAGCCCTGGGGGGTGGATGGAAATGATTTAAACAGGGGAAATTGATAGGCTTTTACTTAAGATAATTACCAGCATCAGCCAAACTAAAAACCATTTTGCAGGGTTGCGAAATGGTTTTTTTATTCATTATCAAAAGAACCAAATTAAGTTAGAAAGATTGAAAAGTTATAATAGCCATATTAAAGATATGGGTAAATCTTAATGGAGTGAATAAACTTTTTCAAGTTTTTGCCTGTCCCATTTGGCCAGGTTAGCCCCTGCTTTATATGTGCTATGAAGAAAATCCGTTACCATTTGGGAGGGATTATTTGATTCCTGCAATTCCTTATAGGGAAGGATAAACTCTCCCAAATCCTGATGGTAAAAAGCGCTGTCCGGTTTGATAGTGGCATTTTTTAAGCCCTCAGGTTCAGGGTACATATAATTGTAAAAAGCTGCCTGAGGGAAAAAGCCATTTCCCGGCCAAAATCCGCAACTACTTACCTCCTGGGAATAAGCCTCCTGGGTCACCCTGTCAGGCAAATGCGGAATTCCCCCTGGATGCAAGGGGGCTTCTCTTCCAGAGAACCTAGTTACCGCCAGGTCAAAGCCGCCCCAGAAAAAATGGACGGGACTGCATTTCCCAATAAATTCAGACCTAAACTGGATAAATATTTCGTGCGCATTGAGCAATACTTGATGCAAATCAGTGGCATATTGAGGATTATAGGTGGAATGTCCCTCATCGAGATGGAAAGGCACTGGATTTTCCAATTCATTGGGTAAGGGGTTAATTTCACATTCAATATCCAAATCCTTTAAAATGGAAAAGGTCTTTTTAAAACAAGACGCTACAGAAAGGTTTTTCAGGTCGATTCGCTGTTCCTCATTTTTGCTGGTGATGATTTGCAAATAATGGTTGAGAAAATCAAAATTGATCTGAAAATGCTTTTCCGGGTATGGAATGTCACCTGTGGTCAGCCCAAATGGCGTAACAAAAAAGGTAATGTGCCATGAATGATTGATCCATGGAAGCCGTACCAATTTAATCTTTCCTACAATTTGGGTCCACATATGGATGGTTTCGTAAGTTTCCTTCGCTTTTTCAAACGATAGTTCGGGCCAGGATTCACTTTTCATAACGCTAAAATTTTAATCAACAAAATAAAACAAAAGCCACTCCAAACACTTTTTAAAACCTCAAAATCAGATACTTATTTAATTTAACAAATTCTACATAAATTTTGCAGCCAATTGGAATATATACTGACTCCAATCCCTAAACTTTAGTTTTCGTGACGGCAGGATAATGTTCTGAGTATGATTTTTGGATTAAGGGAATCCAATTAAAAAATATTCCATTTTGCCCATGGAGTTCCTGGCCTTTTTTGATTTTTGAGTTTGCAGGAATATCCGCGGATATTCCTAATCAAGGAATAATTGAGGCGACTGGAAAAATGCTGGGGAATAGAAAAAACCTGAACCAGAAGAATTGGCCCATTAGGATTAATTCTCCCTATATTTATAAGAAATGGATTCATCTACCAGGTTCCTTTTTCACCCTCTTATTGAAGCCCATTTGATTAGTTTTTAAACTCATCAACCCTAATTATCAGGGATTTTCATTTTTGGCCCTTACAATCTTCACTGGGAATAATTTATATATAACTCCAATAAAAACTAATCAAAAATTAAACCTTTTATATATTTACACCACCTACAAAACGAATTTTAAAACTTATTTTTTGCTATTTGAATCATTATAATTTCCCACCATTTCATTTTTTAATTAAATTAGTAAAAGCCCTTAAAAAACTTCCATTATTGATAATTGGTTCTCCGAGGTAATTAATTTTTAATAAGCTCATTCTATGGATTCCCTTAATCACTTTCAGTTGCTTTTTTTTGACCAAATCAAGAGGAAGATACCCAAACAAACGTCTTTGGTGGATGATATTTCCACCCACCTAAATATTAGCATTGATAGTGCTTACAGAAGATTAAGGGGAGAAAAGGAAATGTCTTTTTCTGAAATCATTAATCTTGCTAAAACATATGATGTGTCACTTGATTCCATTGTAAGTAATTATTTTAATGAGGTAAGTTTTACTTATCACAGTTTTTCAGATCCTGGATACACACTTAAA includes the following:
- a CDS encoding MBL fold metallo-hydrolase, with product MDENILPISILPADMINCFLIKGKKGHILVDTGLPNSAHKILDQLKERGIDKGDIQLIIVTHCHVDHFGSAGKLKKMLKVPVLAHQLDEAFYLSGQANQATLKPNLWTWNAFRWLIKDMKTYSLQPDILLKNQEEYDLNQWGIAGKVIHTPGHTPGSLSVVLENGNAIIMDMVASGILIGGVMWYSRVKYPPFHDNLKDLKGSFEKLLSENCEHFYLGHGKPITRNQLVKFYDRKFKKVR
- a CDS encoding SelT/SelW/SelH family protein, with the translated sequence MDNQVEIQYCTQCRWMLRAAWMGQELLTTFEKEINGLTLKPGTGGIFEVKANGKLIWSRKEEGRFPEITELKQLVRDVIAPEKDLGHSDRKKKS
- a CDS encoding Crp/Fnr family transcriptional regulator — protein: MKDPHYLLEQKIENSIKLSPPEKELIKSSFNFISKGKNEHLMKSGETSRHLYFIVKGYVRTYHVNETGEEVTTSLAGEGDLMASFESFLKEIPSHENIQCVTSCELLKISREGYNNLFKEVLHWPEFCKGVYEKYILKMGQRLLGMQKWSASERYEKLLESDPKLVGEIPVKYLASYIGVKPQSLSRIRADIK
- a CDS encoding DUF5996 family protein → MKSESWPELSFEKAKETYETIHMWTQIVGKIKLVRLPWINHSWHITFFVTPFGLTTGDIPYPEKHFQINFDFLNHYLQIITSKNEEQRIDLKNLSVASCFKKTFSILKDLDIECEINPLPNELENPVPFHLDEGHSTYNPQYATDLHQVLLNAHEIFIQFRSEFIGKCSPVHFFWGGFDLAVTRFSGREAPLHPGGIPHLPDRVTQEAYSQEVSSCGFWPGNGFFPQAAFYNYMYPEPEGLKNATIKPDSAFYHQDLGEFILPYKELQESNNPSQMVTDFLHSTYKAGANLAKWDRQKLEKVYSLH